One window from the genome of Leuconostoc suionicum encodes:
- a CDS encoding DUF2075 domain-containing protein — protein sequence MFMEKNSFILSDEEKLSTEQAHLIQNVVDFANQGLKQEKKKVFIIEGGAGSGKSVVLFEIFKQLQRAVLNNESSALYKTNNYLLVNHAEIWKIYRDLAGKTEELKKKQFLKPTTFIHQMDKEQRRADIVLIDEAHLLLTEPDRYNKFNQTNQLVEIIKRAQVIILVFDSHQVLKFKSMWTNQRLEKIVSQYAPTRYQLSNQYRMLGNNEHVVQWIDNLTQNKEISTLGLVDGFDFQIFSNANDLYRMIQQQNKRVGMSRLLATTDYPYTVNRGTWYVTVDDFKLPWDQLDTGITPWALRPETINEVGSVYTIQGFDLNYAGVIIGPSITFDEEKNKIVVHTEKYEDNAAFRQTKGHSFSEQEKEAIMLNALNVLLKRGRQGLYICAADHALRRKLAMIIKK from the coding sequence ATGTTTATGGAAAAAAATAGTTTTATTCTCTCTGATGAGGAAAAATTGTCAACTGAACAAGCGCATTTGATTCAAAATGTGGTTGACTTTGCAAATCAGGGTTTGAAGCAAGAAAAAAAGAAAGTATTTATTATTGAAGGCGGCGCTGGTTCTGGGAAAAGTGTTGTACTGTTTGAAATATTTAAACAACTTCAACGCGCTGTTTTAAATAATGAGTCGTCAGCACTTTATAAAACCAATAACTACTTACTGGTCAATCATGCTGAAATTTGGAAAATATATCGTGATTTAGCAGGAAAAACTGAAGAATTAAAAAAGAAACAGTTCCTAAAACCCACAACTTTTATTCATCAAATGGATAAAGAACAACGCCGTGCAGATATCGTATTAATCGATGAAGCACATTTACTCTTGACTGAACCTGATCGCTACAATAAATTTAATCAAACCAACCAACTGGTTGAGATTATCAAACGTGCCCAAGTCATCATTTTAGTTTTTGATAGCCATCAAGTCTTAAAATTCAAAAGTATGTGGACTAATCAAAGGTTGGAAAAAATCGTTTCACAGTACGCACCAACGCGTTATCAATTAAGTAATCAATATCGTATGCTAGGTAATAATGAGCATGTTGTTCAATGGATTGACAATCTAACGCAAAATAAAGAAATTTCAACATTAGGCCTCGTTGACGGATTCGATTTTCAGATTTTTTCCAATGCTAATGATCTCTACAGAATGATTCAACAACAAAATAAGCGGGTAGGAATGTCACGTTTGTTAGCAACAACGGACTATCCGTATACCGTTAATCGCGGTACCTGGTATGTGACGGTTGATGATTTCAAATTACCTTGGGACCAGTTAGATACAGGTATAACACCATGGGCATTGAGGCCAGAAACAATTAATGAAGTAGGATCAGTGTATACAATTCAAGGTTTTGATTTGAATTATGCTGGTGTGATCATTGGACCTAGTATCACATTTGATGAAGAAAAAAATAAAATCGTGGTTCATACCGAAAAATATGAGGATAACGCCGCTTTTCGACAAACAAAGGGTCATTCATTTAGTGAGCAAGAGAAAGAAGCTATTATGCTGAACGCGCTAAATGTCCTATTAAAGCGTGGCCGACAAGGGTTATATATTTGTGCTGCGGACCATGCATTGCGTAGAAAGTTAGCCATGATTATTAAAAAATAG
- a CDS encoding NAD(P)H-hydrate dehydratase, with product MKTLTEDILYRVIKKRAKDSHKGTYGRVLIIGGTAQFGGAVIMNALAAVNSGAGLVTVATDPSNFTALHSHLPEAMVVDFNEDLTEYIKKSDVVLIGSGLGDRIDLVQHTFYAILPRQILIVDGSALTLVAEHKLKWPKSRLVLTPHQMEWQRLSGVTINEQAFEAFNMLAQQRMNVEPILVLKQHHTQIYTNDCAFEIPVGGPYQATGGMGDTLAGMIAGFTAQFMLSFSEAILAAVYAHSAIADELAETRYITLPTEISASIPEFMHRYAR from the coding sequence ATGAAAACATTAACTGAAGATATTTTATACCGAGTTATTAAAAAAAGAGCTAAGGACTCACACAAAGGAACCTATGGCCGTGTTTTAATCATTGGTGGTACGGCACAATTTGGTGGTGCAGTGATTATGAACGCATTGGCTGCAGTTAATTCTGGTGCCGGACTAGTAACCGTAGCCACAGATCCATCAAACTTTACCGCTCTACATAGTCACCTACCCGAAGCAATGGTTGTCGATTTTAATGAGGATCTAACCGAATACATTAAAAAATCAGACGTTGTTTTAATCGGATCAGGTTTAGGCGATCGTATTGATTTAGTACAACATACCTTCTATGCTATTTTGCCACGTCAAATACTCATCGTTGACGGGTCTGCCTTAACTTTAGTTGCTGAACATAAACTAAAGTGGCCAAAATCGCGACTCGTTTTAACACCACATCAGATGGAGTGGCAACGCCTAAGTGGTGTGACTATCAATGAACAAGCTTTTGAAGCGTTTAATATGCTAGCGCAACAAAGAATGAATGTTGAACCGATTTTAGTTTTAAAACAACATCATACTCAAATTTATACCAATGACTGCGCTTTTGAAATACCTGTTGGTGGACCTTATCAGGCCACAGGAGGCATGGGTGACACACTCGCCGGAATGATTGCTGGATTTACGGCACAGTTTATGTTGTCATTTTCCGAAGCAATTTTAGCAGCGGTCTATGCCCACTCTGCTATCGCTGATGAACTAGCTGAAACCCGCTACATCACATTACCCACAGAAATTAGTGCCTCAATACCTGAATTTATGCATCGATATGCTCGGTAA
- a CDS encoding exodeoxyribonuclease III: protein MKFISWNIDSINAAVEHKSVRGEMTWSTLNEIATIRPDVFAIQETKLKSTGLTKKQATAIAELFPEYHLYVNSSTARSGYSGTMVLSKVEPTQVEYPTIGAPGPMDLEGRIITLEFPTFFLSTVYTPNSGSSLIRLPERGEWDDKYREYIKSLDATKPVIFSGDMNVAHQEIDLKNPKTNRHSAGFTDQEREKFSALLDAGFTDTFRSLNPDTPSVYTWWAQISKTSKINNSGWRIDYYLVSDRIAENVTESCVIDTGARQDHAPILLEINV from the coding sequence TTGAAATTTATCTCATGGAATATTGATTCCATCAATGCTGCAGTTGAACACAAAAGTGTCCGTGGTGAAATGACTTGGAGCACATTAAACGAAATTGCGACCATACGCCCTGACGTTTTTGCCATTCAAGAAACAAAATTAAAATCAACGGGATTAACTAAAAAACAAGCGACAGCCATTGCAGAACTTTTCCCAGAATATCATTTGTATGTAAATTCTAGTACTGCGCGCTCTGGCTACTCTGGCACGATGGTACTTTCAAAAGTGGAACCCACTCAGGTGGAATATCCTACCATTGGTGCGCCGGGTCCAATGGATTTAGAGGGACGCATTATTACCTTAGAATTTCCAACTTTTTTCCTATCAACTGTTTATACACCTAATTCAGGAAGCTCGTTGATACGTCTACCTGAACGTGGTGAGTGGGATGATAAATATCGTGAATATATCAAGAGCCTAGACGCTACCAAACCAGTTATTTTTAGTGGTGATATGAACGTCGCGCACCAAGAAATTGATTTGAAAAACCCAAAAACAAATCGACATTCTGCTGGCTTTACTGACCAGGAACGTGAAAAGTTTTCAGCACTATTAGATGCTGGATTTACAGACACTTTTCGATCATTAAATCCAGACACACCAAGTGTTTATACTTGGTGGGCACAAATCAGTAAAACAAGTAAGATCAATAATTCTGGTTGGCGAATTGATTACTATTTGGTTAGTGATCGAATCGCTGAAAATGTCACAGAGTCCTGCGTTATAGATACCGGTGCGCGTCAGGACCACGCACCGATTCTTCTCGAAATTAATGTATAA
- a CDS encoding 3'-5' exonuclease: MNFVAMDFETANREKHSAVSIALAVVRDNQVVDKFYSLIKPETTFSSYNTAIHGLHRQDVADAPKFPEVWQTISPFFTENKLVVAHNASFDNGILKGTLQYYDIDEPHYLLLDTVQTSRKLFPNFENHKLSTVAGNLGITLDHHHNALDDAVAAANILIYESNHFGVEVLKPYVKNK, from the coding sequence ATGAATTTTGTAGCAATGGATTTTGAAACAGCAAACCGTGAAAAGCATTCAGCAGTTTCTATTGCCTTAGCGGTTGTGCGTGATAACCAAGTAGTTGATAAATTTTATTCATTAATCAAGCCGGAAACAACGTTTAGCTCGTATAACACAGCTATCCATGGTCTTCATCGACAAGATGTAGCTGACGCGCCAAAGTTTCCCGAAGTTTGGCAAACAATTTCACCTTTTTTCACAGAAAATAAATTAGTGGTGGCTCACAACGCATCATTTGATAATGGTATTTTGAAAGGAACATTGCAATATTACGATATTGATGAACCGCATTATTTGTTGTTGGATACAGTTCAAACTAGCCGCAAATTATTTCCAAATTTCGAAAATCATAAGTTAAGCACTGTTGCCGGTAATTTAGGGATTACGTTGGATCATCACCATAATGCGCTTGATGATGCAGTAGCTGCAGCCAATATCTTAATTTATGAATCTAATCATTTTGGAGTAGAAGTACTTAAGCCATACGTTAAAAATAAATAA
- a CDS encoding GNAT family N-acetyltransferase, translating into MTFDMSQPIAFSLEEASLARAAEWQQLIQALMAETDTFLIASMRDGDEIPVKNDAPAITLLLIAEQGEQSLPVGIGSIENEEIGVAILKQFHGAGLGQDLMRALLDWAKFNGLSKVWLDVQIDNDIAVHIYQKYGFLSIGEKEHFTLPNGRDTELQRMILEL; encoded by the coding sequence ATGACATTTGATATGAGCCAACCGATTGCGTTCAGCTTAGAGGAAGCCAGCTTAGCCAGAGCTGCTGAATGGCAACAATTAATTCAAGCATTAATGGCGGAAACAGATACATTTTTGATCGCAAGTATGCGTGATGGTGATGAAATACCTGTAAAAAACGACGCACCGGCGATTACTTTGTTGTTAATTGCTGAACAAGGGGAACAATCATTACCAGTTGGAATAGGATCTATCGAAAATGAAGAAATCGGTGTGGCTATTTTGAAACAATTTCACGGTGCTGGTCTTGGTCAGGATTTAATGCGAGCACTTCTGGATTGGGCCAAATTTAATGGGCTATCAAAGGTATGGCTAGATGTACAAATTGATAATGACATCGCCGTGCATATTTATCAGAAATACGGGTTCTTAAGTATTGGTGAAAAAGAGCACTTTACGTTACCAAATGGGCGTGATACAGAGTTACAAAGAATGATCTTGGAGTTATAA
- the tsaE gene encoding tRNA (adenosine(37)-N6)-threonylcarbamoyltransferase complex ATPase subunit type 1 TsaE: MKEFLTNNFEQTQSLASRIASFVYPGLVITLNGDLGAGKTTFTQGFSRALGVKSRVKSPTFNIMNTYTARDFPIYHFDAYRLEMTGAANQGFEDFIGTDGVTLIEWPQYMNDLLPNNRLDITFTRGEDDNERTISIAGVGSVIEIEEKL, from the coding sequence ATGAAAGAATTTTTAACAAACAATTTTGAACAAACTCAAAGTTTAGCTAGTAGAATAGCGTCATTTGTCTATCCTGGTTTAGTGATCACGTTGAATGGTGATTTAGGGGCGGGCAAAACTACCTTTACCCAAGGGTTTTCACGCGCTTTAGGGGTAAAGTCACGGGTTAAGAGTCCAACATTTAATATTATGAATACTTACACAGCGCGCGATTTTCCTATTTATCATTTTGATGCTTATCGGTTGGAAATGACAGGTGCTGCTAATCAAGGATTCGAGGATTTTATCGGTACGGATGGTGTAACGCTTATTGAGTGGCCGCAATATATGAATGATTTGTTGCCAAATAATCGATTGGACATCACATTTACTCGAGGTGAGGATGATAACGAACGAACAATAAGTATCGCAGGTGTTGGTTCAGTTATTGAAATTGAGGAAAAACTATGA
- a CDS encoding class C sortase translates to MTKQTSKKKNKQNIFLNIIFLVGFLVALYPFYVGALNHFIDQQRIKTIQKETNQDISAKEARMQQKNAQLRKDGIQPGSDPFSGSTYKEHVVLKEHLIGTISISKINVHIPLFDTTNEETLNYGATVLQGTSFPLGGKGTHSVISAHRGLASRMLFTNLNHVKKNDIFVLTVFHKKLAYRVFKIEVVKPEDYQGLQVEPDKDLVTLITCTPYMVNSHRLLVTGYRVPYNKNMAKNIENADKFNNIKQALTIIGIILLIILQFFFLYKRIIRIKLAKKKFDLSFYRLDSDGNPVPSVAFQLFSKNKKIALKRDGEPLIRHSNDEGLVTFDAIPGRLYYVKEATTNKNSGVIAGVKKLRDKNMTFYPTKKSKPFFHSDNNKLWIIR, encoded by the coding sequence ATGACTAAGCAAACCAGTAAAAAAAAGAATAAACAAAATATATTTTTAAATATCATTTTTCTTGTAGGATTTTTAGTAGCGTTGTATCCTTTTTATGTCGGTGCATTGAATCATTTTATTGACCAGCAACGGATCAAAACAATTCAAAAGGAAACTAATCAAGATATATCAGCAAAAGAAGCACGTATGCAACAGAAAAATGCACAGTTAAGGAAAGATGGCATTCAACCTGGGAGTGATCCATTCTCTGGTTCCACTTACAAAGAGCACGTTGTATTGAAAGAGCATTTAATTGGTACAATTAGTATTTCTAAAATTAATGTGCATATTCCGCTTTTTGATACGACAAATGAAGAAACACTTAACTATGGTGCAACCGTCTTACAAGGAACATCTTTTCCTCTGGGTGGGAAAGGCACGCATAGTGTTATTTCCGCGCACCGTGGCTTGGCTTCACGAATGTTATTTACGAACTTAAATCATGTTAAGAAAAACGATATTTTTGTATTAACGGTATTTCATAAAAAATTGGCTTATAGAGTTTTCAAAATTGAAGTTGTCAAACCTGAAGATTACCAAGGGCTGCAAGTTGAACCTGATAAAGACTTGGTAACGCTAATAACCTGCACACCTTACATGGTTAATTCACATCGTTTGTTGGTGACAGGATATCGAGTTCCTTATAATAAAAATATGGCAAAAAATATTGAAAACGCTGATAAGTTCAATAATATTAAGCAAGCTCTTACTATTATTGGTATTATTTTATTAATTATATTGCAGTTTTTCTTTTTGTATAAACGCATCATACGTATCAAGTTAGCCAAGAAAAAGTTTGATTTATCATTTTATCGCTTAGATTCAGATGGTAATCCTGTTCCATCTGTTGCCTTTCAGTTGTTTTCTAAGAACAAAAAAATTGCTTTAAAAAGAGATGGCGAACCATTAATTCGCCATTCAAATGATGAAGGGCTTGTTACATTTGATGCTATTCCAGGCAGACTCTACTATGTTAAAGAGGCTACAACTAACAAAAATAGCGGGGTTATTGCTGGCGTAAAAAAGCTAAGGGATAAGAATATGACCTTTTATCCAACTAAAAAGTCAAAACCTTTTTTCCATTCGGATAACAATAAACTGTGGATTATTAGATAA
- a CDS encoding class C sortase translates to MAEQKQNNANIFLKLFIALMFFIGFLVFMYPFIANGVNNYVAQKELSAVNQLNQSNQKASAKKLEKLIKKNKQKSKENQQLGISPVKNILGQTLENVPKESREYYQKHSLGSIFIPKISLSLPVFDTTTDSLLYKGITLLPGSSYPVGGKSTHTVLMGHSGLPNQELFTHLHELKKGDKFFLKVYGKRLAYQVIRIKVVLPTDLSDITIQNNQDLATLVTCTPYMVNTHRLLVTGKRVPLDKSSFDKQEKKAVSYQGKYLFCLTALILLFMALIFYIIKREFIELLSHKRNYQLSFFVYDNGHPISGYKFTVVDYFGKRILNDQDELCEATSDSRGYVSFGEISGGRYKIVPMNPNMNIKPFKAIVKHLKVKKFYIRKVVKNSYQIQSKGDATND, encoded by the coding sequence ATGGCAGAACAAAAACAAAACAACGCTAATATTTTTCTGAAACTGTTCATTGCATTAATGTTTTTCATTGGTTTTTTGGTGTTTATGTATCCTTTTATTGCTAATGGCGTGAATAACTATGTGGCTCAAAAAGAATTAAGTGCTGTGAATCAACTAAACCAAAGCAATCAGAAAGCCAGTGCCAAGAAACTTGAAAAGTTAATCAAAAAAAACAAACAAAAGTCAAAAGAAAATCAACAACTTGGTATATCACCTGTCAAGAATATCTTGGGGCAAACGTTAGAAAATGTCCCCAAGGAGAGCAGAGAGTACTATCAAAAGCATTCGTTAGGCAGTATATTCATTCCTAAAATATCTCTGAGTTTACCGGTGTTTGATACAACGACCGACAGTCTTTTGTATAAAGGAATTACATTATTGCCTGGCAGCTCTTATCCCGTTGGTGGAAAAAGTACGCATACCGTTTTAATGGGGCACAGTGGTTTGCCTAATCAAGAATTATTTACTCATCTGCACGAATTAAAAAAAGGCGATAAGTTTTTTTTGAAAGTGTATGGAAAACGTTTAGCTTATCAAGTTATTCGAATCAAAGTAGTTTTACCAACAGATTTAAGTGATATCACAATACAAAATAACCAAGATTTGGCAACGTTGGTCACATGTACACCCTATATGGTGAACACACATCGATTGTTGGTTACTGGAAAAAGGGTGCCATTGGATAAAAGTTCATTTGATAAACAAGAAAAAAAGGCAGTATCGTATCAAGGAAAATATTTATTTTGTTTGACGGCACTGATTCTTCTTTTTATGGCTTTAATTTTTTATATCATCAAACGTGAGTTTATTGAACTATTATCACATAAAAGAAATTATCAGTTATCATTTTTTGTTTATGATAATGGGCATCCTATTTCTGGATATAAATTCACTGTAGTCGATTATTTTGGTAAAAGAATACTAAATGATCAAGATGAGTTATGTGAGGCTACGAGTGACTCAAGAGGCTATGTATCATTTGGTGAAATTAGTGGTGGCAGGTATAAAATAGTTCCGATGAATCCAAACATGAACATCAAACCTTTTAAAGCGATAGTTAAACATTTAAAGGTTAAAAAATTCTATATAAGAAAAGTAGTTAAAAATAGTTACCAAATTCAATCAAAAGGTGATGCAACAAATGACTAA
- a CDS encoding SpaH/EbpB family LPXTG-anchored major pilin: MKSKSWSQMANAILLVLPLLVSALFGVTSVSADTTDSVNVTLHKRVFDEGKVPDSKTNTGEVDNNFGGTPLAGVTFTAYDVTDHYLNLRSNGDTAEKASQEVQSDATDAAPSYATKVAEGVTAGADGTVTFSNLKSKDGDKDKVYLFVETNSPTNVTQKAAPIVLALPVYKSGSDSEINSDVHVYPKNEQTDAITKDLSDESKKDLIVTLPDGSKVYNATYGQKFGYQLQIAVPWNIADKDTFNVVDTPNLGIDDDATTVKVAGLTEGTDYTVSATDATDKNGKGFKITFNPTAAAVKAAAGKKLTVTYDATLTNAAVPDKALNNTATLNIGNGTDVTSTPVQGPEIYTGGVKFVKQDKQSAAKLAGAEFQLVKLNANGDKIAYATQATDGSYTWASNNDSATIYTSNDQGSVELKGLEYSTKLTGGQSYALVETKSPSGYALLTAPVKFTVTKGSYADNQTITVTNIKKGILPSTGGSGIYLFLIAGALLMSGAYVWNKRNKKNQNI; this comes from the coding sequence ATGAAAAGTAAATCATGGTCACAAATGGCTAATGCGATTTTACTCGTACTTCCTCTTTTAGTATCAGCCTTGTTTGGTGTTACTAGTGTATCTGCGGACACAACAGATAGTGTTAATGTTACATTGCATAAAAGGGTCTTTGATGAAGGGAAAGTACCGGATAGTAAGACCAACACAGGTGAAGTAGATAATAATTTTGGTGGAACGCCATTAGCTGGTGTTACTTTTACGGCTTATGATGTAACTGACCATTATTTGAACTTACGTTCTAATGGGGACACTGCTGAAAAAGCATCCCAAGAGGTCCAATCAGATGCTACTGATGCTGCACCAAGTTACGCCACAAAAGTTGCAGAAGGTGTAACAGCTGGAGCCGATGGCACAGTAACTTTTTCAAATTTGAAGTCTAAGGACGGCGATAAAGACAAGGTTTACTTGTTTGTTGAAACAAATTCACCAACAAATGTTACACAAAAAGCTGCTCCAATTGTGTTAGCTTTACCCGTTTATAAGTCAGGATCAGACTCAGAAATTAATTCTGATGTTCACGTTTATCCCAAGAACGAACAAACTGATGCTATTACAAAAGATTTAAGTGACGAAAGTAAAAAAGATTTGATTGTGACATTGCCTGATGGATCAAAGGTTTATAACGCCACTTATGGCCAAAAATTTGGTTATCAATTACAAATAGCAGTACCATGGAACATTGCGGATAAAGATACATTTAATGTAGTTGATACACCCAACTTAGGGATTGATGATGATGCTACTACAGTAAAGGTTGCAGGATTAACTGAAGGAACTGATTATACAGTTTCAGCAACTGATGCAACTGACAAAAATGGTAAAGGTTTTAAAATAACGTTTAATCCAACTGCAGCTGCTGTTAAGGCTGCTGCCGGTAAAAAGTTAACAGTTACTTATGATGCTACCTTGACTAATGCTGCTGTTCCTGACAAAGCATTGAACAACACAGCTACGTTAAATATTGGTAACGGAACAGATGTTACTTCTACACCAGTTCAAGGACCTGAAATCTACACTGGTGGTGTGAAATTCGTTAAGCAAGACAAGCAAAGTGCTGCAAAGCTTGCTGGTGCAGAATTCCAGTTGGTTAAGTTAAATGCAAATGGTGACAAAATTGCCTATGCAACGCAAGCAACTGATGGTTCATACACATGGGCATCAAATAATGACTCAGCGACAATATATACATCAAATGATCAAGGATCAGTTGAATTAAAAGGTCTTGAATATTCAACCAAGTTAACGGGTGGTCAAAGTTATGCCCTTGTTGAAACAAAGTCTCCATCTGGTTATGCACTTTTGACAGCTCCTGTTAAGTTTACAGTTACTAAAGGAAGCTATGCTGACAATCAAACAATTACTGTTACGAACATCAAGAAGGGTATCTTACCATCAACTGGTGGTTCTGGTATCTACTTGTTCTTGATTGCAGGTGCACTTTTGATGAGTGGCGCATATGTTTGGAATAAGCGTAATAAAAAGAATCAAAATATTTAA
- a CDS encoding prealbumin-like fold domain-containing protein gives MIKKMIVFIITCISFGLLSLQQDNLKVLADTDNQFTIELHHQLSVYESNPVSYTPGSHVTFQLYDLTADYQKHEDDENYFEDLKSQNQGIQNYIQDHHIRLIDTKSTDANGQATFHISKEYGKAYLIVQQKSSQLENNGLSYEQVSDPVAFSLSNQDIDKNKIEIETKSAIVTRIPYFFKYGKTLDHKELPLAGVKFVLYKTVDNQKKYLTNDDSWKTTDDPLHEKEVKKVVSDDTGLVALNNSKLPAGQYYFQEVQTLKNFEISSQAQHISVNIPAVTSLANVPPITVNGEPLSKVAAGMIPNDVYQNASPRVLNYQQKQPTKKTQFSLPFLPETGIAIGSISLVGLLIILLVILIKIYKKKLQLKRSFKNEK, from the coding sequence ATGATTAAAAAAATGATTGTGTTTATCATTACCTGTATTTCATTTGGGCTGCTTAGCTTGCAACAAGACAATTTAAAGGTTTTAGCCGATACTGATAACCAATTTACGATAGAATTGCATCATCAGTTGAGTGTGTATGAATCAAATCCAGTATCCTATACTCCTGGCAGTCACGTAACATTTCAATTGTATGATTTGACGGCTGATTACCAGAAGCATGAAGATGATGAAAATTATTTTGAAGATTTGAAATCTCAAAATCAGGGTATTCAAAATTATATTCAAGATCATCATATTCGTTTAATTGATACTAAAAGTACTGACGCCAATGGACAGGCAACATTTCATATTTCAAAAGAATATGGAAAAGCTTATCTTATTGTACAACAAAAGAGTAGCCAACTTGAAAATAATGGATTGTCCTATGAGCAGGTTAGTGATCCAGTTGCATTTTCGCTAAGCAACCAAGATATAGATAAAAACAAAATTGAAATCGAGACCAAATCTGCTATTGTCACACGCATACCATATTTTTTTAAATATGGAAAAACGCTTGACCATAAAGAATTACCATTAGCAGGTGTCAAATTTGTGTTGTATAAAACAGTTGACAACCAAAAAAAATATTTGACTAATGATGATAGTTGGAAAACTACTGATGACCCACTACATGAGAAAGAAGTAAAGAAAGTCGTATCTGATGATACCGGTTTAGTTGCTTTGAATAATAGTAAACTACCCGCGGGTCAATATTATTTTCAAGAGGTTCAAACATTAAAGAACTTTGAAATATCTTCTCAGGCACAACACATTAGTGTTAATATTCCAGCAGTCACTAGCTTAGCTAATGTGCCGCCAATTACTGTTAATGGCGAGCCGTTGTCTAAAGTAGCTGCTGGTATGATACCTAATGACGTGTATCAAAATGCAAGTCCGAGAGTTTTGAATTACCAACAGAAGCAACCTACTAAGAAAACACAGTTTAGCTTGCCATTCTTACCAGAAACGGGGATAGCAATTGGTTCAATTTCTTTAGTCGGTTTGTTGATTATTTTATTGGTAATATTGATAAAAATTTATAAGAAGAAATTACAATTAAAAAGGAGTTTTAAAAATGAAAAGTAA